A portion of the Lolium rigidum isolate FL_2022 chromosome 1, APGP_CSIRO_Lrig_0.1, whole genome shotgun sequence genome contains these proteins:
- the LOC124648521 gene encoding beta-1,2-xylosyltransferase XYXT1-like: protein MKARRNESSKKPRCGGAVAAWLLVPLLVLVVLKTGYLPQLTRHLECAGIGQQQQRLPEIVNLQAEEGMPKTTGIANLQAEEGTPKTTGIANLQAEEGSVAKAPLSPASSDKIAGDGADAIKDGKDGKNFLAMNGEIDGPLRSSDVAAPRSSKLTCDFSSRHTDICAMEGDVRVHGKSGTVYVVAASKESYWPENGTVTFRPFTRKYEESSTMQMVREVTIRTDDAAPPSCTVTHDVPAVVFSTGPDRGNIFHGLADLIIPLYITAREYDGRVQLLATGYQRQWISHYRHLIEALSVYPVIDFDADEAVRCFPSVHVGMETHGELRIGPALSRKGYTMRDFRDFLLSAYSLKRRWTTPVSRSSGERPRLVMVLRRHSREITNEAEAIAAATEIGFEVVAAGPELVGDTDRFAEVVNSCDVLVGVHGAGLTNMVFLPHNGTELQIVPWGELKFIAFQEYGRPLADMGLRYLEYEATAEETTLKDVYAKDHAVFTDPLSIHKQGFDKVWSIFLGQNVTLDIGRFKGVMQQIYQSVTIT, encoded by the exons ATGAAGGCTCGGAGGAACGAGAGCAGCAAGAAGCCTCGTTGCGGGGGAGCGGTAGCGGCATGGCTTCTGGTTCCACTGCTCGTCCTCGTCGTGCTCAAGACCGGTTATCTGCCGCAGCTTACTCGCC ATTTAGAGTGTGCAGGAATAGGGCAGCAGCAGCAACGACTACCTGAGATAGTCAACTTACAAGCTGAGGAAGGTATGCCGAAGACAACTGGTATAGCCAACTTACAAGCTGAGGAAGGTACGCCGAAGACAACTGGTATAGCCAACTTACAAGCTGAGGAAG GTTCGGTCGCCAAAGCACCACTATCTCCGGCATCAAGCGACAAGATCGCCGGCGATGGCGCAGATGCGATCAAAG ATGGAAAAGATGGAAAGAACTTTCTAGCAATGAACGGAGAAATAGATGGTCCCTTGCGAAGTTCAG ATGTGGCAGCACCAAGAAGCAGCAAGTTAACCTGCGACTTCAGCAGCAGGCACACGGACATCTGCGCCATGGAAGGCGATGTCCGTGTGCACGGCAAATCCGGCACCGTGTACGTGGTGGCAGCATCCAAGGAGAGCTACTGGCCGGAGAACGGGACGGTGACCTTCCGCCCATTCACGCGCAAGTACGAGGAAAGTAGCACGATGCAGATGGTCCGAGAGGTGACCATCCGCACGGACGACgccgccccgccgtcgtgcacggTGACGCACGACGTCCCGGCGGTGGTCTTCTCCACCGGTCCCGACCGCGGCAACATCTTCCACGGCTTGGCGGATCTGATCATCCCCCTATACATCACGGCGCGGGAGTACGACGGCCGCGTCCAGCTCCTGGCCACCGGCTACCAGCGACAGTGGATTTCCCATTACCGGCACCTCATCGAGGCCCTCTCCGTCTACCCGGTCATCGACTTCGACGCCGATGAAGCCGTGCGCTGCTTCCCGTCGGTGCACGTCGGCATGGAGACGCACGGCGAGCTGAGGATCGGCCCGGCGCTCTCGAGGAAGGGCTACACGATGAGGGACTTCCGGGACTTCCTCCTGTCGGCCTACTCGCTGAAGCGCCGATGGACGACTCCCGTGAGCCGGAGCTCTGGGGAGAGGCCTCGTCTGGTTATGGTGCTGCGGCGGCACTCGAGGGAGATAACCAACGAGGCGGAGGCCATAGCGGCGGCCACGGAGATCGGATTCGAGGTGGTGGCCGCGGGGCCGGAGCTGGTCGGGGACACGGACCGGTTCGCGGAGGTGGTGAACTCGTGCGACGTGCTTGTGGGCGTGCACGGCGCCGGGCTCACCAACATGGTGTTCCTGCCGCACAACGGCACGGAGTTGCAGATCGTCCCGTGGGGCGAGCTCAAGTTCATTGCGTTCCAGGAATACGGCCGTCCCTTGGCGGACATGGGGCTCCGGTACCTCGAGTACGAGGCTACTGCCGAGGAGACGACGCTCAAGGACGTATACGCAAAGGACCACGCCGTGTTCACCGACCCTTTATCCATACACAAGCAGGGATTTGACAAGGTCTGGTCCATCTTCCTCGGCCAAAACGTCACCCTTGACATTGGCCGCTTCAAAGGGGTCATGCAGCAGATCTACCAGTCAGTCACCATTACATAG